In Exiguobacterium sp. 9-2, the genomic window GATTTCCACCTCTGAGCCACAGGATATTTACTAGCACTTCTCGAAAGTAACCCATATCTTCTTCATCCGAAAGGAGTCTGCTTATGCCTGATACGCCAAAGACAGGTCCTACCGAACAGTCCGTTGATGCCTTTCTGACACAAGTCGAACCGCCGCAACGTCAAGCAGATGGTATCACACTACGTCAGTTCTTCGAAGATGTCACGGGATATGAAGCCGTACTTTGGGGTTCATCCTTGATTGGTTTTGGTTCCTACCATTATCGCTATGCCTCCGGCCGCGAGGGCGATAGCTTTTATGTCGGCTTTTCTCCGCGGAAGACGAACCTCGTCCTTTATCTCGCACTTGGTGAAGACGCAGTCTCAGAACGACTGCTTGCCAGTCTCGGTACGTATCGACGCGGTAAGTCCTGCATCTACGTAAAACGACTGACTGACATCGACTTAGGCGTACTTCGGGAAATGATCGAGCACTCGATCCGCACGTTAAGAACCATGTACCCCTCTTGATTTTAATCA contains:
- a CDS encoding DUF1801 domain-containing protein, which codes for MPDTPKTGPTEQSVDAFLTQVEPPQRQADGITLRQFFEDVTGYEAVLWGSSLIGFGSYHYRYASGREGDSFYVGFSPRKTNLVLYLALGEDAVSERLLASLGTYRRGKSCIYVKRLTDIDLGVLREMIEHSIRTLRTMYPS